One Vigna unguiculata cultivar IT97K-499-35 chromosome 11, ASM411807v1, whole genome shotgun sequence DNA window includes the following coding sequences:
- the LOC114168134 gene encoding protein RETICULATA-RELATED 4, chloroplastic-like, with amino-acid sequence MAIAFSFFTAPTSSSSSFSSSKALPSLTLSSSFTVRFPRRRADRFFPLCSTIGASVGGSFGGNGGGHGGGHGHGGHGGGGGDEEHSSEGKNEALMVVVEAGRALDSVPADLATAIKEGKIPAAVVTRFLELEKSAFFRWLLQFPGFRERLLADDLFLAKVAMECGVGVFTKTAAEYDRRRENFFNELEIVFADVVMAIIADFMLVYLPAPTVALRPPLAGTAGPIAKFFHGCPDNAFQVALSGTSYSLIQRIGAIVRNGSKLFAVGTASSLVGTAMTNALINAKKAVEKSSEGEIENVPILSTSAAYGVYMSISSNLRYQVVAGIIEQRLLEPMLHQHKLILSALCFAVRTGNTYLGSLLWVDYARWIGVQ; translated from the exons ATGGCGATCGCTTTCTCCTTCTTCACTGCGCCTACTTCCTcttcatcttcattttcttcttcaaaagcCCTTCCTTCACTTACCCTTTCTTCCTCCTTCACCGTCCGCTTCCCGCGCCGCCGCGCGGATCGCTTTTTCCCTCTGTGCTCCACAATAGGAGCTTCTGTCGGCGGATCCTTCGGAGGAAACGGTGGTGGGCATGGTGGTGGTCACGGACACGGGGGTCATGGTGGCGGCGGTGGTGACGAGGAACACAGCAGTGAGGGAAAGAACGAGGCTttaatggtggtggtggaggcgGGGAGGGCGTTGGACAGCGTGCCGGCGGATTTGGCGACGGCGATTAAGGAGGGAAAGATTCCGGCGGCGGTGGTGACGCGGTTTTTGGAGCTGGAGAAATCCGCGTTCTTCCGATGGCTGCTTCAGTTCCCCGGCTTCAGAGAGCGTCTCCTCGCCGATGATCTGTTTCTCGCGAAAGTCGCCATGGAATGCGGCGTTGGCGTCTTCACCAAG ACTGCTGCTGAGTACGATCGGAGAAGAGAGAACTTTTTCAACGAGCTCGAAATCGTATTCGCCGATGTg GTGATGGCCATCATTGCAGATTTCATGCTGGTTTATCTTCCTGCGCCCACTGTTGCGCTTAGACCACCACTCGCAGGCACTGCAGGGCCTATTGCTAAGTTTTTCCACGGCTGCCCTGATAATGCTTTTCAG GTTGCTCTCTCTGGGACATCATATTCATTGATACAGAGGATTGGTGCGATTGTG CGTAATGGGTCTAAGCTTTTTGCTGTTGGTACTGCTTCATCACTG GTTGGTACTGCTATGACTAATGCCTTAATCAATGCAAAGAAAGCAGTTGAAAAATCTTCTGAAGGGGAAATTGAAAATGTTCCCATATTGTCTACCAGTGCTGCCTATGGTGTCTATATGTCTATTTCTAGCAACCTCAG GTATCAAGTAGTTGCTGGAATTATTGAGCAGAGGCTTTTGGAACCTATGCTGCACCAGCACAAGCTAATTCTTAGTGCACTATGTTTTGCTGTGCGAACTGGCAACACGTATTTGGGTTCACTATT GTGGGTGGATTATGCTCGTTGGATAGGTGTTCAATAG